CGAAGATTTTGATCATGCCTCGCTGGCCGCATTGTGGGGAGGCGTTACGACCATTATCGATATGCCCTGCACTTCTCTGCCGCCGGTGACCTCGCTCCCTAACATGCGCCGTAAATTACAGGCCTTACAAAATCGAGCCTACTGCGATTACGCTTTTTGGGGAGGCATTTCGGGAACGGACTTCTCCGATGGTCAACGCCTTAAACAGAACATGAAAGAACTGGTAGAAGCCGGCGTGATGGGCTTTAAGGCCTATCTCATTTCGGGAATGGAAAAATTCACCGATCTTAATGCCGGGCAAATGAAACAGGCAGCGGAATGGATTAAAGATTTGAACGTTCCGCTGGCCGTTCATGCCGAGGACAAAGAGCTGGTGGTCACGCGCCGCGGTCAATTTCAGGCGCAAGGCCAAAACGACTGGCAGGCCTATTGCTCGGCTCGCGACATCGAAGCCGAGGCCAGAGCGGTTTCGTTGATGGCCTCCATCGTCCGCCAGACTGGCGCCGCCGTTCACATCGTTCATTTAAGCTCCAAACGCGGGCTGGAAATCGTTCAAAATGCCCGAAATAACGACCTGCCCATGACCGCCGAAACCTGCCCGCACTATTTGTATTTTACGCAGCAGGACTTTAAACGTCCGCAGATCAGAAATTATTTAAAAACCGCTCCCCCCGTAAAATTTGCGGAAGATCGCGACGCGCTATGGCAGGGGCTGGCGGACGGCTCGCTGCTTTTTGTGACCACGGATCATGCCGGTTGCGATCCTAAAACGGAAAAGGTTTCCGAAAACTTCTGGCAGGTTTACGGCGGCATTCCCGGCGTGGAGCACCGCGTTCCCTTTTTATTCAGCGAGGGCTTTTTGAAAGGACGGTTAACCCTGGAACAATGCGTCAATCTGCTTTCCACCAATGCGGCCCATTTCTTTAAATTTAAAAACAAGGGCTCATTAGCCAGAGGAAAAGACGCCGATTTCGCCCTGATCGATCTATGGCACGGCTGGACGGTAAAAGCAGATGCAATGCACAGTAAGGGAAAGTACACGCCCTTTGAAGGCGTTGAATTTAAAGCGCAGGTGATTAAAACATTTTTACGCGGCGTCCTGGCCGTGAACCGGGATGAAAACTATCAAACAACAACGCCCATTGGCAAGTTTGTTCCCCGCAACTAAAGGTGGTAAAACAAAATTGGAGTTAATATGGCCTCGGCTAAAATAATCGTTAAAAATGCCTGGATCTGCCAGCTCGATGAGCAGGATAATGTGCAGCCTGTTTTCGGCGATCTGGAAATTCGCAACGGAAAAATTACGCGTATTCAACCGCTATCAGCGCCGTCGTCCACCGCGCCGGACGACGGAAAGACGCTGGATGCCGGCGGAAGGATGCTAACCGTTCCACAGGTCAATTTTCACGAACACATCTATTCGCGTCTGGCAAAAGGACTGCCCATCAGCGGGCCAATGAACAATTTCGTTCAAATTCTGGAAAGCCTTTGGTGGAAGCTGGATCGGCTGCTCGATCTGGAAATGGTTCGGGCCAGCGCGCAAATGGCTGCCATTGAGTGCCTGCAGAATGGCGTGACCTACCTGTTCGATCACCACGCGTCGCCGTTTGAAGCAAAAGGCAGTTTAAAAACCATTGCCGACGCGCTTCAGGATTTCGGTCTGCGCTCTGTGATGGCGTTTGAAATTTCTGATCGAAACGGTACAAAAGCTACGCAGGAAGCCATTGAGGAAAACGTGGACTTTATTAAATACGCGGCAAATGAAGAGGCTAAAGGCATGATCGGGCTGCACGCCCTGTTTACGCTTTCTGATGAAACGTTGCAAACGGTTGCCGAACATCTAAGCGAACTAAAGGCGGGCATTCATGTTCACGTGGCCGAAGATCGGGCGGATGTTGATTTTAATCGCCAAAAATACAATAAATTAATCGCCGAACGCCTGAGGAGTTTTAACCTGCTTAACGATCGTTCGCTGCTCATTCACGGCGTGCACCTAACCGCGGAAGATTACCGGATTATTCGTGAATCTGGCGCGGCGCTGGCTTACAATCCCGACTCCAATTTGAACAACGCCGTCGGGCTGCCCGATTATGGTAGCGTTCCGCAGGAAATTCCCGTTCTAATGGGCACGGACGGCATGCACGCCAATGTGGGCCGCTCTTTTAAGCAATGGTTTCTGCTGTTCAGGCATCAGGGAAATTCATTTGAACAGGCCTTTCAGCGCGTTCAAAAGATTTACAAAGATCAATTGCAGTTTGTGCGGCGCTATTTTCCCGATTTTACGCGTTTGCAGGCGGACCAGCGGGCAGATTTTGTCATCTGGGATTACCATCCGCCAACGCCGGTGACGGCGGATAACTTTTTCGGGCACTTTCTTTACGGCTTGCTGGAAAGTCCGCCGCACGCCGTTTTTCAGGCTGGCAGGCAATTGACGGAAGGACGCAAAATTTTACGCCAAAATTCAGACGAGATTTTTGCCCATATCCGTCAGCAGGGCAATCGTTTGTACGAGCGTTTTAAGGAAACGACAGTCTGAAAATTTTACTGTCAGCTTAAAAATGATTAAATTAAGCTATGGTTGAACAATACCATTTTTGATTGGCTGAATGGGTTGAGAGCCTGCACTGTGTGCTTGCACGGAGTGGTCTCTATTTAACTATTCAACCATTCAACTATTTAACCGTTCAACATAATAAAAGACGAACCAATTTAAGGAACAATATGAAAAGAGATTTT
This sequence is a window from Caldithrix abyssi DSM 13497. Protein-coding genes within it:
- a CDS encoding dihydroorotase produces the protein MRNVNIIRNVFIPIGNNELQLVDIHFDETIHSIEKRLPESVAWSEIAAPEQRASFIQKVSARLKAVQAPEIDGQFLVLMPGAIDPHVHFNTPGFEFREDFDHASLAALWGGVTTIIDMPCTSLPPVTSLPNMRRKLQALQNRAYCDYAFWGGISGTDFSDGQRLKQNMKELVEAGVMGFKAYLISGMEKFTDLNAGQMKQAAEWIKDLNVPLAVHAEDKELVVTRRGQFQAQGQNDWQAYCSARDIEAEARAVSLMASIVRQTGAAVHIVHLSSKRGLEIVQNARNNDLPMTAETCPHYLYFTQQDFKRPQIRNYLKTAPPVKFAEDRDALWQGLADGSLLFVTTDHAGCDPKTEKVSENFWQVYGGIPGVEHRVPFLFSEGFLKGRLTLEQCVNLLSTNAAHFFKFKNKGSLARGKDADFALIDLWHGWTVKADAMHSKGKYTPFEGVEFKAQVIKTFLRGVLAVNRDENYQTTTPIGKFVPRN
- a CDS encoding amidohydrolase family protein, yielding MASAKIIVKNAWICQLDEQDNVQPVFGDLEIRNGKITRIQPLSAPSSTAPDDGKTLDAGGRMLTVPQVNFHEHIYSRLAKGLPISGPMNNFVQILESLWWKLDRLLDLEMVRASAQMAAIECLQNGVTYLFDHHASPFEAKGSLKTIADALQDFGLRSVMAFEISDRNGTKATQEAIEENVDFIKYAANEEAKGMIGLHALFTLSDETLQTVAEHLSELKAGIHVHVAEDRADVDFNRQKYNKLIAERLRSFNLLNDRSLLIHGVHLTAEDYRIIRESGAALAYNPDSNLNNAVGLPDYGSVPQEIPVLMGTDGMHANVGRSFKQWFLLFRHQGNSFEQAFQRVQKIYKDQLQFVRRYFPDFTRLQADQRADFVIWDYHPPTPVTADNFFGHFLYGLLESPPHAVFQAGRQLTEGRKILRQNSDEIFAHIRQQGNRLYERFKETTV